A stretch of Lathyrus oleraceus cultivar Zhongwan6 chromosome 6, CAAS_Psat_ZW6_1.0, whole genome shotgun sequence DNA encodes these proteins:
- the LOC127096928 gene encoding pentatricopeptide repeat-containing protein At2g22070 — MEIPKPHSQSDAYVYLLQSAIKSRDSSTGKFIHARIIKHGLHLSAFLMNNLLNFYSKTSSFTDAHRLFAEMPLRTTFSWNTLLASYVKGGNIETARRLFDEIPQPDSVSWNSMIVGYNQTGLFYTSIYTFLKMISSGVSPNQFTFTNVLASCVATGTLDIGKKVHSFIVKLGLTGVVPVANSLLNMYAKSGDSLMANVVFDRMRLRDKSTWNIMISMHMHFGRLDSALALFDQMTDRDIVSWNSIIAGYCHQGCDSKALETFSNMFRSSSLKPDKFTLGSVLSACANLESLKLGKQIHAFIVRADIDISGALGNALISMYAKSGAVEIARTIVELRGTSSLNVIAFTSLLNGYVKIGDVNPAREIFDSLKCRDVIAWTAMIVGYAQNGLLNDALELFRLMITDGTRPNSYTLAAVLSVFSSLASLDHGKQLHATAIRLEEVSSVSVGNALITMYSRSGCIKDARKVFNQICTERDTLTWTSMIIALAQHGVGNEAIELFEEMLKSNLKPDHITYVGVLSACTHVGLVEQGKRYFNLMKNVHHIEPTPSHYACMIDLFGRAGLMEDAYNFIKSMPIEPDVIAWGSLLSSCRVHKNVDLAKVAAEKLLLIDPNNSGAYSALANTLSACGKWEDAAKIRKLMKAREVKKEQGFSWVQIQNKVHIFGVEDALHPQRDAIYRMMSKIWKEIKKMGFTPDTDSVLHDLEPEVKEQILRHHSEKLAIAFALINSPGYTTLRIMKNLRVCNDCHSAIKYISRLVGREIIVRDVTRFHHFKDGSCSCQDYW; from the coding sequence ATGGAGATCCCAAAACCCCACTCCCAATCCGACGCATACGTCTACCTTCTCCAATCAGCTATCAAATCCAGAGACTCCTCCACCGGAAAATTCATTCACGCTCGAATAATCAAACACGGCCTTCACCTCAGCGCTTTCTTGATGAACAACCTCCTCAATTTCTATTCCAAAACCTCCTCTTTCACAGATGCTCACCGTCTGTTCGCTGAAATGCCCCTTAGAACCACATTCTCTTGGAACACCCTTCTCGCTTCCTATGTCAAGGGGGGCAACATAGAAACTGCACGCCGTTTGTTTGATGAAATTCCTCAACCAGATTCCGTCTCGTGGAATTCCATGATAGTGGGATATAACCAAACGGGTCTTTTTTATACCTCTATTTACACGTTTCTAAAAATGATATCCTCTGGAGTTTCGCCAAACCAGTTCACTTTTACTAATGTTCTTGCCTCCTGTGTTGCAACTGGAACCTTGGATATTGGTAAGAAGGTTCATTCCTTCATTGTAAAACTCGGGTTAACGGGTGTGGTTCCTGTTGCAAATTCATTGCTTAACATGTATGCAAAGTCTGGTGATTCGTTAATGGCAAACGTTGTTTTTGATCGTATGAGGCTAAGAGATAAGTCAACTTGGAATATTATGATTTCAATGCATATGCATTTTGGTCGACTTGACTCTGCTCTTGCACTCTTTGATCAAATGACTGATCGGGATATTGTCTCGTGGAATTCCATCATTGCAGGTTACTGTCATCAGGGGTGTGACAGCAAAGCTTTGGAAACATTTTCTAATATGTTTAGGAGTTCATCTTTAAAGCCAGATAAGTTCACCTTGGGCAGTGTTTTGTCGGCTTGTGCTAATCTTGAAAGCTTGAAACTTGGGAAGCAAATCCATGCATTTATTGTAAGAGCTGATATTGATATCTCTGGAGCATTGGGGAATGCCCTTATCTCAATGTATGCCAAATCTGGTGCAGTTGAAATTGCTCGAACAATTGTAGAATTAAGAGGCACTTCAAGTCTTAATGTTATAGCATTCACATCACTTTTGAATGGTTATGTCAAAATTGGGGATGTAAATCCGGCACGAGAGATATTTGATTCATTGAAATGTCGCGATGTAATTGCATGGACTGCCATGATTGTAGGTTATGCACAAAATGGTTTACTTAACGATGCTTTGGAGCTATTCAGATTAATGATTACAGATGGCACAAGGCCAAACAGTTATACCCTAGCAGCTGTATTGAGTGTCTTTTCAAGCTTGGCTTCTTTGGATCATGGTAAGCAGCTTCACGCAACTGCAATAAGATTGGAAGAAGTGTCATCGGTTTCTGTGGGTAATGCTTTAATTACCATGTACTCGAGATCTGGATGTATCAAAGATGCAAGGAAAGTATTCAATCAAATATGCACTGAAAGGGATACATTGACTTGGACTTCCATGATTATAGCTCTAGCTCAACATGGTGTGGGAAACGAGGCCATAGAGCTGTTTGAAGAGATGCTGAAATCTAACTTAAAGCCTGATCATATTACTTATGTTGGTGTATTATCTGCCTGTACGCATGTGGGATTGGTAGAGCAGGGTAAGCGATACTTTAATTTGATGAAAAATGTTCATCACATTGAACCTACCCCTAGCCACTACGCATGCATGATTGACCTGTTTGGACGTGCTGGATTGATGGAAGATGCATACAATTTTATAAAAAGTATGCCTATTGAACCAGATGTTATAGCATGGGGTTCACTTTTATCTTCTTGCAGGGTTCACAAAAATGTGGATTTGGCTAAAGTGGCAGCTGAAAAATTGCTTCTTATTGATCCCAACAATAGTGGTGCTTACTCGGCGCTTGCTAATACTCTTTCAGCTTGTGGTAAATGGGAGGATGCTGCTAAGATTAGGAAGTTAATGAAGGCCAGGGAAGTGAAGAAAGAACAAGGGTTCAGTTGGGTTCAAATCCAAAACAAAGTACATATTTTTGGGGTTGAAGATGCGCTTCACCCACAAAGAGATGCAATATACAGAATGATGTCAAAAATATGGAAGGAGATAAAGAAGATGGGCTTTACTCCGGACACTGATTCTGTATTACATGACCTAGAGCCAGAAGTGAAGGAACAGATTCTCAGACATCATAGTGAAAAACTGGCTATTGCATTTGCACTGATAAATAGTCCAGGGTATACTACACTGAGGATCATGAAAAACCTTAGAGTTTGTAATGACTGCCATTCTGCCATAAAGTATATCTCTAGGCTAGTGGGAAGAGAAATTATAGTAAGAGATGTCACACGATTTCATCATTTCAAGGATGGTTCTTGTTCCTGTCAGGATTACTGGTAG